One window of Campylobacter sp. RM12651 genomic DNA carries:
- a CDS encoding Crp/Fnr family transcriptional regulator, with translation MKKIEDFLNSIFTNNELIKKCLEKGLFKTYKKGDDLWDCQGLIFIIDGSIKIFIDNGIRKIDIFNLSNDEYCLLSASCVLNNISFDVNIEFVKNTNVWVIPSKDLEELSEKYLEFKQLKLDIISKRLSEIMQFLEDFAFMPLSNRVLKYIKDNASNNELKITHEELARVVGSSRESISRVLKELKNDNKIVLKRGAIIVCT, from the coding sequence ATGAAAAAGATTGAAGATTTTTTAAATTCTATATTTACAAATAATGAGCTAATTAAAAAATGTTTAGAAAAAGGTCTTTTTAAGACTTATAAAAAAGGTGATGATTTATGGGATTGTCAAGGGCTTATATTTATAATTGATGGAAGTATTAAGATATTTATTGATAATGGCATTAGAAAGATTGATATTTTTAATTTATCAAATGATGAATATTGCTTATTATCAGCTTCTTGCGTGCTAAATAATATTAGTTTTGATGTTAATATTGAGTTTGTAAAAAACACTAATGTTTGGGTAATTCCTAGCAAAGATTTAGAAGAATTAAGCGAAAAATATTTAGAATTTAAACAGCTAAAATTAGACATTATTTCTAAAAGACTTAGCGAAATTATGCAATTTTTAGAAGATTTTGCTTTTATGCCGCTTTCAAATCGTGTTTTAAAATATATAAAAGATAATGCAAGCAATAATGAATTAAAAATCACTCACGAAGAATTAGCAAGAGTAGTAGGTAGCTCAAGAGAAAGTATTTCAAGGGTTTTAAAAGAGTTGAAAAATGATAATAAAATCGTGTTAAAACGAGGTGCTATTATTGTTTGTACTTAA